From a region of the Burkholderia lata genome:
- a CDS encoding TetR/AcrR family transcriptional regulator — translation MQPGRYRLPCSMKSTKIAPEEAVPSTPRRSGRRPKSDTPGSGLSRDAVIRSAIELAQKESIFDVSMVRVAREMGVAPGLVHYYVGSKDDLLSAVLNTAFHERVLALPAVTGDWRVDLEGVCRSSLEVLARWPGIANYIATQNRFRLFQRVQPGETDYGLAYFDHLGRILEHAGFAPEQAALAYDLTMMFMTSISVEFANRQAPGEHKEFIVRHVSQFDRTTIPGAAFLVEPFANIDSEKRLDAGLKLMLDGFETWLSKPAGESRAPRNARR, via the coding sequence AGAAGAAGCCGTTCCGTCCACACCGCGACGCTCCGGCAGACGCCCGAAAAGCGACACGCCGGGGTCCGGGCTGTCGCGCGACGCCGTCATCCGCAGTGCAATCGAACTCGCGCAGAAGGAATCGATCTTCGACGTGTCGATGGTTCGCGTGGCGCGCGAAATGGGCGTTGCGCCGGGGCTGGTTCACTACTACGTCGGCAGCAAGGACGACTTGCTCAGCGCCGTGCTGAACACGGCTTTCCACGAGCGCGTCCTCGCACTTCCGGCCGTGACGGGCGACTGGCGCGTCGACCTGGAAGGCGTCTGCCGTTCGTCGCTGGAAGTCCTCGCACGCTGGCCGGGCATCGCGAACTACATCGCGACGCAAAACCGGTTCAGGCTGTTTCAGCGCGTACAGCCGGGCGAGACGGATTACGGCCTCGCGTACTTCGATCACCTCGGGCGAATTCTCGAACACGCCGGCTTTGCGCCCGAGCAAGCGGCGCTCGCGTACGACTTGACGATGATGTTCATGACGAGCATCAGCGTCGAATTCGCCAACCGGCAGGCCCCTGGCGAACACAAGGAATTCATCGTCCGTCACGTCTCCCAGTTCGACCGGACGACCATTCCGGGCGCCGCCTTCCTCGTCGAGCCCTTCGCGAACATCGACAGCGAGAAACGGCTCGACGCCGGCCTGAAGCTCATGCTGGACGGATTCGAAACGTGGCTGTCGAAGCCGGCGGGCGAATCCCGGGCGCCCCGCAACGCACGCCGGTAA